cgattggagcgcgtcagtcttgtgcacgcgccgcatcttccaggccgttttttttacgggaattaggaagaaatgcacggaatcaccccctctccataatctacgatcccgtttacgaataccccacctgaaatccgtaccacctcagattcgtggggtgatacctttaacgaCCACATGACTACCGATGTGCTTAACAGAGTCATTCCAAAACACCTCACGTGACATCTGATTGTTAAAATTTGACGATTTCGAATGTGtcgttcattttttaaatttttttacagCTATAAATACAATTGTACGgcaattaatttgaaaaagaaccgCGAACAGGTGATGAAGCAGCAGGTGATGAATTCAGTTGGATTCAATAACACTTCTTTTAATAGACTTGTtccatttaattaattttgatcttttttaagttttatttAGGAACCACATGACTACCGATGTTCTTAATGTGTTGTGAtgtttaattaaatttttttatttttcaaaaaaaatttaatcctGTTTAATTTGCCTTATTAATTGTTGTagatattgtttttgttctgttagaaaaaaaatgtatggatGTTATGATATATGTTCTTTATTGACAACATATGTACATCTACATAAAAAAGGCGAAGTGACTGGATTTGAGGATTTGTACTCGTAACTAATTGAACAATTTCAACACATCATGGAGAACCggtaattattttttctttgatgtaCAAATATGTGTTGTTCACTTGGTAGGTTGTGCCCAGCCTCGTGCTCTGCTTACCGCTTCCTTCCACCTCCTCACATCCGCTAATCTTCCTTCCTCGTTCGTAGGTGGCATGTATATGTTTCCCTGAAAACGGTAGGATTCAGTACGGTAGCGCTAGATGTAGATTTTTCTCCGCTAAACAACGACCCATGAAAATCCGTGAGCAACTTACTGGAGGATCACGTGAGGTGAACTCATCCAAACTGAAATGATGCGCACCGATTCCACCAGCAACAGCTGCTCCCCAGCCGGAAATTTCTGTGGTCTTCGGTGTCTAAACGAAAATATTCGGTTAACCGGACTAGCATACCGGTATATATCCATATATGTCCATATATAAAGGATAGCGtgggcgttaatcaatccacttgggatgcaccgaCGCGTTCGCGTTTGAGTTCGCTTCAATCAAGaatcttttgttgttttacgaACCCGTGTTAGCCTATGGAATGACCTCAGGGGGTTAGTCGATATCTCAAACTAGTCTGATACCAACTTCTTCAcccataaaggataaaaaatttaGCTGGCTCTAGgccggttttgaaccatcgatcgatcgtgcagttacagcggaacctcttacccaCCTCACTACACGCATCCTATATAGGATATACAGCATAacgtaaaaggataaagaatgaagtgtctggtgttaatcaatccgcttgggatccgccaccacgttcacttcaattaagaatcgtttgaggtttacgaacgtgtaactggcccatacaatgacttgccgggggctagccaatgtgtcaagtcagtgtttttatcctcccagacaagtttggtaccaatttatcgaccccggagggatgaaatgcttggtgagcactagggcggattcgaaccgatccgatcgatcgttcagGAAGCGGAGCCTCTAACCACCTACACTACACCAGCCCCATACAGTATATAACCTACCTTAATCACTTTCCCAATAATTTCGGCTTGAATCTGATTGAAGAGCACGTTGGCTGTCATTCCACCATCGGTCtaaaattattcttattttttcaggattatttCTAGCGCTCCGCTACCAccaaacaacgaaaatttaCCCTAATCGTCTGAATTTTTGTGTCCGCTAGGTCTTGTTCCACTGCTTCAATCATCTCAGCGCTTTGATAGGCGACAGCTCGAAGAGCGGCAAGGCAAATGTGTGCCTTGGTGGTCACTTGAGTCATGCCGAGAATTGTTCCCCGAGCTGTTGGGTCCCAATACGGTGTGTAAAGTCCGGTGAAACATGGGACAAAGAACACATCTTCGGTAGTATCCACGGTACGACAGATCGCTTCCATTTCTCTCGCGTCCTTAAACGATTTTCTTCACCGCGTTCATACTGTGATTCCATAAAACTAACGCATCGTCACCTtgatgaaattaaaattatcacGAAGGAAACGGACGACATTTCCGCCGATTGATCCTGAGCCTTCCAGAGCGAAGACAACAGGTGAATCTGGTCCAAACTGAAGTTAAGCACGTTAAGGTCATAAGAATTTGTAACTATCGGTAATTGGGGTAATTACAATACTCGTAATGTAATTATAGTGATTGTATAAACTCATAATTATCAGTTATAGTAACtagtaattaaattaaatataaataaataaaataatgatagcaatagtaaataaattaaatacaaGTAAATTGTATTTCAATTCAGCCAAAATATGCTGGTTTAATAAAtaactgaataaaaaataaaaaaataaaaatatataaaaataagtattaattataacatataatatgaataaataatacaaataaatataaacaataatatataataatatataaatatatgtacaaataataaaaaatataaaataacaaatgttCTCTAcaacgttttgtttttctcagaGAAACTTTCCTAACCTGGAATCCTACGGTAGTTAGAAGTCCATTCTTGCTTATGGTAATGTTTGGTCCtaaaaatttagttttatttttatttacaaaagctgactaaataaacaacacaaatTAGTGTAATTTAGAGCTTAGAGCCTTAAAACTGACCAATATTACACAACATAAAAGTCCCTGTCCCATAAGTGTTCTTAGTGTCACCACGTCGTAAACAATTATGACCAACCATTGCAGCTTGTTGATCACCTAAGCATCCAGCAATTGGAATACCTTTGAGCGGTCCTGGAAGAAGATTTACGTTGCAttttaacaaaataatttttagagaaaaaaattgttgagtgATGAACGAGAAACATGATGGACAGGGTTCGAAACCCCTGCAATCCTAACGTaccttcaaggaaaaatccaaaaatttcagCACTAGATCTGATTTGTGGTAGGATTTCGGGTGGAATTTCGAAGAATTCGCATAGTTGACATGACCATTTTCGTTTATTAATGTCTACAAAGAAATTTGTTGGGTATTTtaggtgaaaaaaattaaaaataactttatttccatgaaaaaattcCAGGTATTACCGAGCAGAAGTGTCCTGGACGCATTGGAAACATCCGTGGCATGTTCGCCGGTAAGTTTCCAAATCAACCAAGTGTCAACGGTTCCAAATAGTAGTTTTCCTTAAAAAGAATATAAGtgtatacatataaataaatataaatatgtagataaaaaaaaacaaaataaaaaaattgaaagaataatTAGAATCGTTTCGTATTCGTCTATAGCTGGGTTGGGCTAAATATCTACCGCTCACCCTCACTGCTagcttttttcacttcatccacattttccagaagccatttcaatttcaacgCACTGAAGTATGGATGAATTGGTAGGCCGGTCTTCACTTTAAATTCATCTTTTGAACTGAAATGgaaaacatcagaaatttctggaaatcctATCCAGATTCTCGTGTTATTGAATACGAACCGGCTCGGAGTCTTGGCAATAGTTTCCTCAGCAAGTTGTGATGTACGGGTATCCAACCAAACGATAGCATTATGTAGCGGTTCTCCTGTTTCACTATCCCATACTACGGtagtttctggaagaaaatgaaagaaaaaaatcaccagaaTCATTCATCATCTATCATAGATCGATGATCCTTGATCTGCTCACAAACCTCTTTGATTAGCAATCCCAACGGATTTGATTTCATCGGCTGATATGCCGAGttcttgtaatttttcaaCACCTTTTACGATACATTCTTTTACGGTATCCACAATCTCCATTGGGTCCATTTCTACCCATCCCGGACTTGGAAACAGCTGCCGTACCTCGATCTGTAATCGGTCGCATAAT
This is a stretch of genomic DNA from Necator americanus strain Aroian chromosome II, whole genome shotgun sequence. It encodes these proteins:
- a CDS encoding hypothetical protein (NECATOR_CHRII.G8544.T1), encoding MVLLAAIDQGTSSSRFLVFEADTGELVTSHQIEVRQLFPSPGWVEMDPMEIVDTVKECIVKGVEKLQELGISADEIKSVGIANQRETTVVWDSETGEPLHNAIVWLDTRTSQLAEETIAKTPSRSKDEFKVKTGLPIHPYFSALKLKWLLENVDEVKKASSEGKLLFGTVDTWLIWKLTGEHATDVSNASRTLLLDINKRKWSCQLCEFFEIPPEILPQIRSSAEIFGFFLEGPLKGIPIAGCLGDQQAAMVGHNCLRRGDTKNTYGTGTFMLCNIGPNITISKNGLLTTVGFQFGPDSPVVFALEGSGSIGGNVVRFLRDNFNFIKDAREMEAICRTVDTTEDVFFVPCFTGLYTPYWDPTARGTILGMTQVTTKAHICLAALRAVAYQSAEMIEAVEQDLADTKIQTIRTDGGMTANVLFNQIQAEIIGKVIKTPKTTEISGWGAAVAGGIGAHHFSLDEFTSRDPPGNIYMPPTNEEGRLADVRRWKEAVSRARGWAQPTK